The segment CTTCCAGAGTGGCTTTGTAGTTGCTCTTGGGAATACCTGCTGAAGCCTCGGTCAAGTCCCATCTGGCGTCGGCAAAGACGGTTCTCGAATACGTTTCGTGATCGACCCACATCTTGTCGTCTGAAAGCTTGTTGTGTAGGCGCTGCTGTTCGCGGTCGTTCAATCGCGGCGATAGTTCATCGATGAGCATTCTCTGGGCGCTATTTCGCGGATCCGTCGACGCGGTGAAGTACTTGCAAAGGAGAGAATCGACATTGTCTGCGAACAGATCGCTCGCATGGGCTCGACCATATGGATCAGTCTCGGGTCTGGCTGCGGGCAGTTGGCCAGATCGGCTGGTGAGGGTGAGGAAGGGCTCCTCGCCGCTGGGATGGTAGGTGAAGATTCCAGCGGTGTCACGAGTGAAACGGCCGCCGCGCCCGACAGTGAGGTGCGCGACAAGATCCATGGAAGTCAGACCCATGCCCCTGAGCAAAAGTCGTCGGCGCGGAGGCACGCGGTCCAGCTCGAGCTGACGGGCGGACCGATCTGTTCCATGACCGGTGGCGATGATGACCAAGTCGTAACGCAGCTCGGTCGAATCTGTCGCCGTTCTGACAGTTGCGCCTGTAGACAGCGCGCGCACGGCGGTTGCTTCGTTGCGGTGCACCTTCACCGTGAGACGGTCGGTGTCGGTCGTGAATCGGGCCGCTGCTTCGGCGAGATACTTGCCGATCAGGCCACGAGGCAGAAAGTCCGTGCGTTCCGGCCGTCGCTCATCGCCATACTCGACCACCGTCTGGCCGTTGTCTCGAACCCATTCGTAAAACGTGGGACCCGGCGTGGTCGGGGCTCCCGGGATAACCATCTCGGCGTCGGTGTACACCGTCAGTTGGGACGCAATGGTGTTCAGTCGGATGAACTCGGGGAGGTCGGGATTGTGCACCCCCCAACCGTCCGATCGACTCGAGTCGAAGACGTCGATCGTGGCTGCAAAGTCTGTCTCGGACAAATGCGCTCCGACACGTTCGAGGGCGACCAGTCCGCGAGGTCCGAAGCCGACTATGGCAACTCGAATCATCGATCGCTCCATCCTAGAAGAACTCCACAATGGCGG is part of the Rhodococcus sp. SBT000017 genome and harbors:
- a CDS encoding FAD/NAD(P)-binding protein is translated as MSWITPHTPPLWSSSRMERSMIRVAIVGFGPRGLVALERVGAHLSETDFAATIDVFDSSRSDGWGVHNPDLPEFIRLNTIASQLTVYTDAEMVIPGAPTTPGPTFYEWVRDNGQTVVEYGDERRPERTDFLPRGLIGKYLAEAAARFTTDTDRLTVKVHRNEATAVRALSTGATVRTATDSTELRYDLVIIATGHGTDRSARQLELDRVPPRRRLLLRGMGLTSMDLVAHLTVGRGGRFTRDTAGIFTYHPSGEEPFLTLTSRSGQLPAARPETDPYGRAHASDLFADNVDSLLCKYFTASTDPRNSAQRMLIDELSPRLNDREQQRLHNKLSDDKMWVDHETYSRTVFADARWDLTEASAGIPKSNYKATLEALRTNREHIRQAVDDAHPMVKAAFFAATPNLINRLVIGPQKERIAELIALHQSGILQLGPGPDPILTPVGDGFQVVSRQLTVPSVVTVDEILDARETSAAAPSLLPAGRIEGARLHTSAGPQSICVVGPPAEGYSYYNHYIPSPAVPSRAHRELDVILMELVGSVQPRVAVEL